One Bartonella kosoyi DNA segment encodes these proteins:
- a CDS encoding copper chaperone PCu(A)C, with amino-acid sequence MMVSIIKKIKNLIFKNTIHAQYSYKKVVANIVCALLFAGITLPASAQQYKLGDIEILNPWARETPKGAKVSSGYFYIINHSNTPDRLVSISTNGVKTTEMHTMAVVNDIMKMEKMHNGIEIPGNGEVTLKPGGNHIMFMGLSQPFKIGDKISAKLTFENAGTIDVDFSVNAMKTTSPSHSTHVH; translated from the coding sequence ATGATGGTATCTATTATCAAGAAAATAAAAAATCTCATCTTTAAAAATACAATACATGCACAATATTCATACAAAAAGGTTGTCGCAAATATCGTATGTGCTCTTCTCTTTGCTGGTATAACACTACCCGCAAGTGCCCAGCAATATAAACTTGGTGACATAGAAATTCTCAATCCTTGGGCACGCGAAACACCTAAAGGTGCAAAAGTTAGTAGCGGTTATTTCTATATTATTAATCACAGTAATACCCCAGACCGTTTAGTTTCTATTTCCACAAACGGCGTTAAAACAACAGAAATGCACACTATGGCTGTTGTCAATGATATTATGAAAATGGAAAAAATGCATAACGGTATTGAAATTCCGGGAAATGGTGAAGTCACACTTAAGCCAGGTGGTAATCATATTATGTTTATGGGGCTTTCACAACCCTTCAAGATAGGTGATAAAATTAGTGCAAAATTAACATTTGAAAATGCAGGAACCATTGATGTTGATTTCTCTGTAAACGCTATGAAAACAACCTCACCCTCTCATTCCACTCATGTTCACTAA
- the lysM gene encoding peptidoglycan-binding protein LysM translates to MGFFNFIKTVGEKLGIGDHEPKEKDFKAAFDHFQLDTEKVSIQVEDGKAVLSGEVPDRETLEKALLVVGNSQGISSVDVEQLKVIDTTHKKTSRFYEVKSGDNLWKIAEEVYGKGQGNKNTFIFEANKPMLKSPDKIYPGQVLRIPEVDHI, encoded by the coding sequence ATGGGATTTTTTAATTTCATTAAAACTGTAGGGGAAAAGTTAGGTATAGGAGACCATGAACCAAAAGAAAAAGACTTTAAGGCCGCATTTGATCATTTTCAACTTGATACAGAAAAAGTCAGTATTCAAGTTGAAGATGGTAAAGCTGTTTTAAGCGGTGAGGTTCCAGATAGGGAAACGCTTGAAAAAGCACTCCTGGTTGTTGGCAATTCACAAGGTATTTCTTCTGTGGATGTTGAGCAATTAAAGGTTATTGATACGACGCATAAAAAAACGTCTCGTTTTTATGAGGTTAAGTCTGGTGATAATCTTTGGAAAATTGCTGAAGAGGTTTATGGAAAAGGGCAAGGGAATAAGAACACATTTATTTTTGAAGCCAATAAACCAATGCTAAAATCTCCTGATAAAATTTATCCTGGACAAGTTTTACGTATTCCTGAAGTTGACCATATTTAA